In a genomic window of Muntiacus reevesi chromosome 1, mMunRee1.1, whole genome shotgun sequence:
- the CRP gene encoding LOW QUALITY PROTEIN: C-reactive protein (The sequence of the model RefSeq protein was modified relative to this genomic sequence to represent the inferred CDS: inserted 1 base in 1 codon; substituted 1 base at 1 genomic stop codon) encodes MERLLWCFLVLISFPSLSGQTDLHRKAFVFPKESDYSYVSLKTQLKTPLTAFTVCLYFYTELAPICDYSIFSXATKEQYNEILIYWSKGKGYSFSVRGREVLFQSPGNTDAPTHICATWESASGXAELWVNGKPRVRKSLQKGASLGTDASIILGQEQDAFAEAFDRNQCLVGDIGDVNMWDFVLSPEEINAVYTGGTFSPNVLYWEELNYEANGEVFVKPQLW; translated from the exons ATGGAGAGGCTGTTGTGGTGTTTCCTGGTCTTGATCAGCTTCCCTAGTCTTTCAGGCCAGACAG ACTTGCATAGGAAGGCCTTCGTGTTTCCCAAAGAGTCGGATTATTCCTATGTATCCCTGAAAACACAGTTAAAGACACCACTCACCGCCTTCACAGTGTGTCTCTATTTCTACACAGAGCTGGCCCCAATCTGCGACTACAGCATTTTCTCTTAGGCCACCAAGGAGCAATATAATGAGATCCTCATATATTGGTCTAAGGGTAAAGGCTATAGTTTTAGTGTGCGTGGGAGGGAGGTATTATTCCAGAGTCCTGGAAACACTGATGCTCCAACACAcatctgtgccacctgggagtcTGCCTCCG ATGCAGAGCTCTGGGTGAATGGGAAACCCCGGGTGAGGAAGAGTCTGCAGAAGGGAGCCTCTCTGGGGACAGACGCCAGCATCATCCTGGGGCAGGAGCAGGATGCGTTCGCTGAGGCCTTTGATAGAAATCAGTGTTTGGTGGGAGACATCGGAGATGTGAACATGTGGGACTTTGTGCTGTCTCCAGAAGAGATTAACGCTGTCTATACTGGTGGGACCTTCAGTCCTAATGTCCTTTACTGGGAGGAACTGAACTATGAAGCAAACGGTGAGGTGTTTGTTAAACCTCAGCTGTGGTAG